One genomic window of Misgurnus anguillicaudatus chromosome 12, ASM2758022v2, whole genome shotgun sequence includes the following:
- the LOC141368881 gene encoding E3 SUMO-protein ligase ZBED1-like, with amino-acid sequence MIAKDMLPISVVEGDGFRELINFIQPDYSIPSRGTVTNRLKDQYEQKKEELKMALSSVEKIALTTDCWTALTRESYITITCHYIDCEWQMKSAVLLTESFSDRHTSEKLAERLNEAVASWGITAKVIACVHDNAKNIVAANDRTRVSWGSVACFAHTLQLAINDGFNIYLNRVIAAAGRLVQHHSTVATKALRDKQVQMKLPPHRLIQSCKTRWNSVSDMFAWLVEQRWAVTAVLSERTVTKLADARILELKDEYWQLMEDVAPVLAALKCATTVMSTESEVSISNIYPITFGLLQSHLMRNEEDSARVSEFKEKVRNSLTQRMQVHSDELPSKPAMITTMLDARHKNLVFLMSSEKILTANAKLRELASPVDPIGSENENTVTENAPEVDARCDNGKSALRMLLGYHYNEQCINDSENEVNNFLREQPPSLDTSALDWWKANASRFPRLSRLAKGYLSIPGTSVPSERVFSAAGLTINRLRTRLTPENVNIRDGRVQHYLYL; translated from the exons ATGATTGCAAAGGACATGTTACCTATCAGCGTCGTCGAAGGTGATGGTTTTCGAGAATTAATTAACTTTATTCAGCCAGATTACAGCATACCTTCAAGAGGCACCGTAACCAATCGGCTAAAAGATCAGTACGAACAGAAAAAAGAGGAGCTAAAAATGGCACTGAGTTCTGTTGAAAAGATCGCCCTCACAACTGACTGCTGGACCGCTCTAACCAGGGAAAGCTATATAACCATCACATGCCATTACATTGACTGCGAATGGCAAATGAAGTCAGCAGTCCTGCTTACAGAGAGCTTCTCTGACAGACACACCTCCGAAAAACTTGCTGAAAGGCTAAACGAGGCCGTGGCATCTTGGGGAATTACAGCTAAAGTTATAGCCTGTGTTCATGATAACGCCAAAAATATAGTGGCCGCAAACGACCGAACTCGCGTCAGCTGGGGATCTGTGGCCTGCTTTGCCCACACATTACAACTCGCCATAAATGATGGCTTCAACATCTATTTAAACCGGGTCATCGCGGCAGCTGGAAGACTTGTTCAGCATCATAGTACTGTAGCTACTAAAGCACTTCGTGACAAACAGGTACAAATGAAACTTCCACCGCATCGCTTGATTCAATCCTGCAAGACGAGGTGGAACTCAGTCAGTGATATGTTTGCCTGGCTTGTGGAACAAAGGTGGGCAGTGACTGCGGTACTGTCAGAGCGCACTGTCACCAAGTTAGCGGACGCCAGAATCCTTGAGCTTAAAGACGAATACTGGCAGCTGATGGAAGACGTGGCACCTGTGCTGGCAGCATTAAAGTGTGCCACGACTGTAATGTCTACAGAATCTGAAGTGTCTATTTCAAACATCTACCCTATCACTTTTGGCCTCTTACAGTCGCATCTTATGAGAAATGAAGAGGACAGCGCTCGGGTTTCGGAGTTCAAAGAAAAAGTGCGTAACTCATTGACGCAAAGAATGCAG GTTCACTCCGATGAACTACCATCAAAACCagccatgatcacaacgatGCTGGATGCCAGACACAAGAACCTGGTCTTTTTAATGTCATCCGAGAAGATACTGACTGCCAACGCAAAGCTGCGCGAATTGGCATCCCCAGTGGATCCGATCGGGTCAGAAAATGAAAATACGGTTACTGAAAATGCGCCGGAGGTTGATGCTAGATGTGACAACGGGAAAAGTGCCCTTCGTATGCTGCTTGGGTATCATTATAACGAGCAGTGCATCAACGACTCTGAAAACGAAGTGAACAACTTTCTTAGAGAACAGCCTCCTTCACTTGACACAAGTGCTCTAGATTGGTGGAAAGCCAATGCCTCCAGATTTCCCAGATTGTCTCGGCTGGCAAAAGGGTATTTA